In Meleagris gallopavo isolate NT-WF06-2002-E0010 breed Aviagen turkey brand Nicholas breeding stock chromosome 5, Turkey_5.1, whole genome shotgun sequence, a single window of DNA contains:
- the LOC104911235 gene encoding uncharacterized protein LOC104911235 isoform X1 yields MAAKGCSVLLRCLILTSNCPTPASVHTGTAARHQPDRALLPTCLSLKLLTKCPSQGRDPAISRTTPPSMLRAPGGAGRARGIIQWERAILGCERRGGRAAGEPRAVREFRTAREERRLGPEEATRSAAPFRFAFGLAFRPPPLWQAAAGLSRSFSGEFAQCRHSAVPPGGACPGRQGECRGEGGLKVSPAAPSPAGRSLRGRRTKHCRGCEAVLSLCFQSACISCGCCPLKAISVWHLWPTDSLTNL; encoded by the exons ATGGCTGCCAAGggttgctctgtgctgctgcgCTGCTTGATCCTCACCAGCAACTGTCCCACACCGGCTTCTGTCCACACTGGCACCGCCGCGCGGCATCAGCCTGACAGAGCCCTTCTCCCGACTTGTCTCAGCTTGAAACTCTTGACAAAATGCCCATCTCAGGGCCGCGACCCAGCAATCTCACGGACTACACCTCCCAGCATGCTCCGCGCCCCAGGAGGGGCGGGCCGGGCGAGAGGCATCATCCAATGGGAGCGAGCGATACTGGGATGTGAGCGCCGGGGCGGGCGGGCCGCTGGAGAACCGCGGGCAGTGCGGGAATTTCGGACGGCGCGGGAGGAGCGGCGGCTGGGCCCGGAGGAG gctacGAGATCTGCGGCGCCTTTCCGCTTCGCTTTCGGCCTTGCCTTCCGTCCTCCGCCGTTGTGGCAGGCTGCGGCCGGACTCTCCCGTTCCTTCTCTGGGGAGTTCGCGCAGTGCCGGCACTCCGCTGTTCCTCCCGGGGGAGCCTGCCCGGGCCGGCAGGGCGAG TGCAGAGGTGAGGGAGGACTAAAAGTGTCGCCGGCAGCTCCGTCACCTGCAGGAAGATCCCTGCGTGGTCGACGCACAAAGCACTGCCGTGGCTGCGAAGCAGTCCTGAGTTTATGCTTTCA GAGTGCTTGCATATCTTGTGGATGCTGCCCATTGAAAGCGATCAGTGTTTGGCACCTCTGGCCTACTGATAGTTTGACCAACTTGTAA
- the LOC104911235 gene encoding uncharacterized protein LOC104911235 isoform X2, translating into MAAKGCSVLLRCLILTSNCPTPASVHTGTAARHQPDRALLPTCLSLKLLTKCPSQGRDPAISRTTPPSMLRAPGGAGRARGIIQWERAILGCERRGGRAAGEPRAVREFRTAREERRLGPEEATRSAAPFRFAFGLAFRPPPLWQAAAGLSRSFSGEFAQCRHSAVPPGGACPGRQGEECLHILWMLPIESDQCLAPLAY; encoded by the exons ATGGCTGCCAAGggttgctctgtgctgctgcgCTGCTTGATCCTCACCAGCAACTGTCCCACACCGGCTTCTGTCCACACTGGCACCGCCGCGCGGCATCAGCCTGACAGAGCCCTTCTCCCGACTTGTCTCAGCTTGAAACTCTTGACAAAATGCCCATCTCAGGGCCGCGACCCAGCAATCTCACGGACTACACCTCCCAGCATGCTCCGCGCCCCAGGAGGGGCGGGCCGGGCGAGAGGCATCATCCAATGGGAGCGAGCGATACTGGGATGTGAGCGCCGGGGCGGGCGGGCCGCTGGAGAACCGCGGGCAGTGCGGGAATTTCGGACGGCGCGGGAGGAGCGGCGGCTGGGCCCGGAGGAG gctacGAGATCTGCGGCGCCTTTCCGCTTCGCTTTCGGCCTTGCCTTCCGTCCTCCGCCGTTGTGGCAGGCTGCGGCCGGACTCTCCCGTTCCTTCTCTGGGGAGTTCGCGCAGTGCCGGCACTCCGCTGTTCCTCCCGGGGGAGCCTGCCCGGGCCGGCAGGGCGAG GAGTGCTTGCATATCTTGTGGATGCTGCCCATTGAAAGCGATCAGTGTTTGGCACCTCTGGCCTACTGA